Proteins co-encoded in one Streptomyces sp. JH34 genomic window:
- a CDS encoding iron chelate uptake ABC transporter family permease subunit, translating to MNGTDVKRPVAPGVRLGTVSFVWRPWLVSVTLLLAAATFLVFCLSVGVGDFPIGLPRVIATVFGRGEQVDEFVIMDLRMPRALAGLLVGLALGVSGAITQSIARNPLASPDILGITGGAGVVAVFLVTASGGTAAAVVSTVGLSAAALAGGLGAGLLVYFLAWRRGIDGFRLILIGISVTAVTEALTTWLLATADIRDVARAQAWLVGSLDNRSWDEVRVVFWCSLVLLAVVTAAAFQFRPLHLGDEVAAGLGVRFSRVRAVLLLCAVLLAAAAVGAAGPVPFVALVAPQVALRLARRPTPPLVASGLVGALLLIGADLTARSALPLTLPVGVVTAAIGGPFLVYLLVRSNLRQ from the coding sequence ATGAACGGCACGGATGTGAAGCGGCCCGTGGCGCCCGGCGTACGGCTGGGTACGGTGTCCTTCGTCTGGCGGCCCTGGCTCGTGTCCGTCACGCTGCTGCTGGCGGCGGCCACCTTCCTGGTGTTCTGCCTGTCCGTCGGCGTCGGTGACTTCCCCATCGGCCTTCCGCGGGTGATCGCCACCGTCTTCGGCCGCGGTGAACAGGTCGACGAGTTCGTCATCATGGACCTGCGGATGCCGCGCGCCCTGGCCGGACTCCTCGTGGGCCTCGCCCTGGGGGTCTCCGGGGCCATCACGCAGTCCATCGCCCGCAATCCGCTGGCCAGTCCGGACATCCTGGGAATCACCGGTGGGGCGGGTGTCGTCGCGGTGTTCCTGGTGACGGCCTCGGGCGGGACGGCCGCAGCGGTCGTCAGCACCGTGGGTCTGTCGGCGGCGGCACTCGCCGGCGGCCTCGGGGCGGGCCTGCTGGTGTACTTCCTGGCGTGGCGGCGGGGAATCGACGGGTTCCGGCTCATCCTCATCGGCATCTCGGTGACCGCCGTGACCGAGGCGCTCACGACGTGGCTGCTCGCCACCGCCGACATCAGGGACGTGGCACGGGCCCAGGCATGGCTGGTCGGTTCCCTGGACAACCGTTCCTGGGACGAGGTCCGGGTGGTGTTCTGGTGCTCGCTCGTCCTCCTGGCGGTCGTGACGGCCGCCGCGTTCCAGTTCAGGCCCCTGCATCTCGGTGACGAGGTCGCCGCCGGGCTGGGCGTCCGGTTCTCGAGGGTGCGGGCGGTCCTGCTGCTGTGCGCGGTCCTGCTGGCCGCCGCGGCGGTCGGTGCCGCGGGCCCGGTCCCCTTCGTGGCCCTGGTGGCCCCACAGGTGGCGTTGCGTCTGGCGAGGCGCCCCACACCGCCCTTGGTGGCCTCCGGGCTGGTGGGCGCCCTGCTGCTGATCGGCGCGGACCTGACCGCGCGCTCGGCGCTGCCGCTCACCCTTCCGGTCGGTGTGGTCACCGCCGCGATCGGGGGGCCCTTCCTCGTGTATCTGCTGGTGCGGTCGAACCTCAGACAGTGA
- a CDS encoding iron-siderophore ABC transporter substrate-binding protein has product MLFHRSAFPEQGRRLAATLAAVTLGVGLLAGCGSGTEDGTSDKAPAAASGAFPVTVEHAFGSTEVTKAPERVVSVGYTDDQAVLALGIKPVGMVDQYPNPAGTSPDINTQWPWVKDKWGDTRPEVVMSNGDSGPNYEKIAALRPDLIIAVYSEIDQAAYDKLSRIAPTVGRTKAEKELFSAPWQDNAVHIAKALGKEDEGTALVKGIQGKLDAAAEAHPEFAGQTAVALSWYEDSVAPFTTTDVRGRLVTGIGFKGATKIDEIAGDSFYTKLSPERMDLIDVDRVFVINDKADQDALKKFELFTNLSAVKAGKVSYMLDSEGPAVGAAMSQGTLLSLPYAIDELVKSVEQ; this is encoded by the coding sequence ATGCTCTTCCACAGATCGGCGTTTCCGGAGCAGGGGCGGCGGCTGGCGGCAACCCTCGCCGCGGTGACGCTCGGCGTCGGCCTCCTCGCGGGATGCGGTTCCGGCACGGAGGACGGGACGAGCGACAAGGCCCCCGCGGCCGCGTCCGGAGCGTTTCCGGTGACCGTGGAGCACGCCTTCGGATCCACGGAGGTCACCAAGGCTCCCGAACGGGTCGTCTCCGTCGGCTACACCGACGACCAGGCCGTCCTCGCGCTCGGCATCAAGCCGGTCGGCATGGTCGACCAGTACCCGAACCCGGCCGGCACGTCCCCCGACATCAACACCCAGTGGCCCTGGGTGAAGGACAAGTGGGGGGACACCCGTCCCGAGGTCGTGATGAGCAACGGCGACTCCGGCCCCAACTACGAGAAGATCGCCGCCCTCAGGCCCGACCTGATCATCGCGGTCTACTCCGAGATCGACCAGGCCGCCTACGACAAGCTCTCCAGGATCGCCCCGACCGTGGGCCGCACCAAGGCCGAGAAGGAACTCTTCAGCGCACCCTGGCAGGACAACGCGGTCCACATCGCCAAGGCGCTCGGCAAGGAGGACGAGGGCACCGCGCTGGTGAAGGGCATCCAGGGCAAGCTGGACGCCGCAGCCGAGGCGCACCCGGAGTTCGCCGGGCAGACAGCCGTCGCGCTGTCCTGGTACGAGGACTCGGTCGCCCCGTTCACCACGACCGACGTACGCGGACGGCTGGTGACGGGCATCGGCTTCAAGGGGGCGACGAAGATCGACGAGATCGCCGGCGACTCGTTCTACACCAAGCTCTCCCCCGAGCGCATGGACCTGATCGACGTCGACCGCGTCTTCGTCATCAACGACAAGGCCGACCAGGACGCACTGAAGAAGTTCGAGCTGTTCACCAACCTGTCCGCCGTCAAGGCCGGAAAGGTGTCGTACATGCTCGACAGCGAGGGTCCGGCGGTCGGCGCTGCGATGTCCCAGGGAACCCTCCTGTCCCTGCCGTACGCGATCGACGAGCTCGTCAAGTCGGTCGAGCAGTGA
- a CDS encoding ABC transporter ATP-binding protein, which produces MSAQHSTKTDSAARDVPRLAARDVTVGYGGRTVIDGLDVTVPAGLITTIIGPNGCGKSTLLRTLTRLLRPTSGAVVLDGEDIAGLRTRDVAKKLGLLPQGPVAPEGLTVADLVARGRHPHQSWLRQWSSDDASVVERALAMTGVSELADRPVDSLSGGQRQRVWISMTLAQGTDLLLLDEPTTYLDLAHAIDVLDLVDDLHESGRTVVMVLHDLNLATRYSDNLVVMRAGSILAQGHPRDVVTAELLHEAFGLKAKVIDDPVGDRPLIVPIGRTHVQLN; this is translated from the coding sequence GTGAGCGCTCAGCACAGCACGAAGACGGATTCCGCGGCCCGTGACGTCCCTCGGCTGGCCGCCAGGGACGTGACGGTCGGATACGGCGGCCGGACCGTCATCGACGGTCTCGACGTGACGGTGCCGGCCGGGCTGATCACCACGATCATCGGCCCCAACGGCTGTGGCAAGTCGACCCTGTTGCGTACCCTCACACGGCTGCTCAGGCCCACCTCGGGAGCGGTCGTCCTGGACGGGGAGGACATCGCCGGTCTGAGGACCAGGGACGTGGCCAAGAAGCTCGGCCTCCTGCCCCAGGGTCCCGTCGCGCCGGAAGGCCTGACGGTGGCCGACCTGGTCGCGCGAGGGCGCCACCCGCACCAGAGCTGGCTGCGGCAGTGGTCGTCCGACGACGCCTCCGTCGTGGAGCGCGCGCTGGCCATGACCGGGGTGTCCGAGCTGGCCGACCGGCCCGTGGACTCGCTGTCGGGCGGACAGCGCCAGCGCGTCTGGATATCGATGACACTGGCTCAGGGCACCGACCTCCTGCTGCTGGACGAACCGACCACCTACCTGGACCTGGCGCACGCGATCGACGTGCTCGACCTGGTGGACGACCTGCACGAGTCCGGCCGCACCGTGGTCATGGTGCTGCACGACCTCAACCTCGCCACCCGGTACAGCGACAACCTCGTCGTCATGCGGGCGGGTTCGATCCTGGCGCAGGGACACCCGCGCGACGTGGTCACGGCCGAGTTGCTGCACGAGGCCTTCGGGCTGAAGGCCAAGGTGATCGACGACCCGGTGGGGGACCGTCCGCTCATCGTGCCCATCGGGCGGACCCATGTGCAGCTCAACTGA
- a CDS encoding ABC transporter ATP-binding protein, producing the protein MSGTDTRVAPAATLRTAAGGESTRWVAARCREVPWLTAATVFTTVAGAALQVLPVLLLGRVVDGVLEGDGRSVLVTTAILMGAAALLGAAATAVSTYLIGRLGADLLAQLREAAVRAVLGMPSARIEQVGRGDVLSRVGDDVAVLSRGIRTAVPTVFSAGVLVAIATVGMFGLDWRLGLAGAGALPAYAFALCWYLPRSAPLYQQQRVAQADRAQALISGLNGIDTVRAYRLEGAFREQVTDRSWRVRELGIQVFRVFGRFVGRENRAEFIGLVLILVVGYVLLETGAATLGDVSAAPLMFHRLFTPLGAIMFTFDEAQKSGASLTRLVGVLGESSQDRLVGDAPVATGRPVPHPVTVEGLTFAYPGAEEPVLRDVSLSIPAGGSLALVGATGAGKSTLAALIAGIGTPQAGSVRIGPHDLAGLDEAGARALVSILTQETHVFSGPLADDLRLSAPRATDTELMDALRTVGAGPWADELPDGLDTTVGEGGARLDVTKVAQIALARLALNQAGVVVLDESTAEAGSEGAAELERSVQAACSGRTTLFVAHRLTQAMAADRIAVLDAGRVVEQGTHEELVALGGRYARLWRAWREGS; encoded by the coding sequence GTGAGCGGCACGGACACCCGCGTCGCCCCCGCCGCCACACTGCGCACGGCGGCCGGGGGCGAGTCCACCCGGTGGGTCGCCGCGCGCTGCCGTGAGGTGCCGTGGCTGACGGCGGCCACCGTGTTCACCACGGTGGCGGGGGCGGCGCTCCAGGTGCTTCCGGTACTCCTGCTGGGCCGGGTGGTCGACGGCGTGCTCGAGGGCGACGGGCGCTCGGTCCTGGTCACGACCGCGATCCTGATGGGAGCCGCCGCGCTGCTCGGCGCGGCGGCCACCGCGGTGTCGACGTACCTGATCGGACGGCTCGGCGCGGATCTCCTCGCCCAGCTGCGGGAAGCCGCCGTCCGGGCGGTGCTCGGGATGCCCAGCGCACGGATCGAGCAGGTGGGCCGAGGAGACGTGCTGTCCCGGGTCGGCGACGACGTCGCCGTGCTCTCCCGGGGCATCCGCACGGCCGTCCCCACGGTGTTCTCGGCGGGTGTGCTCGTCGCCATCGCCACGGTCGGCATGTTCGGACTCGACTGGAGACTGGGACTGGCGGGCGCCGGAGCGCTGCCCGCCTACGCATTCGCCCTGTGCTGGTACCTGCCCCGGTCGGCTCCCCTGTACCAGCAGCAGAGAGTGGCCCAGGCCGACCGCGCCCAGGCGCTGATCAGCGGCCTGAACGGCATCGACACCGTCCGGGCATACCGCCTGGAGGGCGCGTTCCGCGAGCAGGTCACCGACAGGTCGTGGCGGGTGCGCGAGCTCGGCATCCAGGTCTTCCGCGTCTTCGGCCGCTTCGTCGGCAGGGAGAACCGCGCCGAGTTCATCGGGCTGGTCCTGATCCTCGTGGTGGGGTACGTCCTGCTGGAGACCGGCGCCGCGACCCTGGGCGACGTATCGGCGGCGCCGCTCATGTTCCACCGGCTGTTCACCCCCCTCGGCGCCATCATGTTCACCTTCGACGAGGCACAGAAGTCGGGCGCGAGCCTCACCCGGCTGGTCGGCGTGCTGGGGGAGTCCTCGCAGGACCGGCTGGTGGGCGACGCCCCCGTGGCGACCGGGAGGCCCGTGCCGCACCCGGTGACGGTGGAAGGACTCACCTTCGCCTACCCCGGCGCCGAGGAACCGGTCCTTCGGGACGTCAGCCTGTCGATCCCGGCCGGCGGATCGCTCGCCCTGGTCGGAGCGACAGGCGCGGGCAAGTCGACGCTGGCCGCGCTGATCGCGGGCATCGGGACCCCGCAGGCAGGATCGGTGCGCATCGGACCGCACGACCTCGCCGGGCTCGACGAGGCGGGCGCGCGGGCGCTGGTGAGCATCCTGACGCAGGAGACACACGTGTTCTCCGGCCCGCTCGCCGACGACCTGCGGCTGTCCGCGCCCCGGGCGACGGACACCGAGCTGATGGACGCCCTGCGCACCGTCGGAGCCGGCCCCTGGGCCGACGAACTCCCCGACGGGCTGGACACCACCGTCGGTGAGGGCGGCGCACGCCTGGACGTCACGAAGGTCGCCCAGATCGCCCTGGCCCGGCTGGCGCTGAACCAGGCGGGCGTGGTGGTCCTCGACGAATCGACCGCGGAGGCCGGCAGCGAGGGCGCCGCCGAGCTGGAGAGGTCGGTCCAGGCCGCGTGCTCCGGCCGGACCACGCTGTTCGTGGCGCACCGGCTCACCCAGGCGATGGCGGCGGACCGCATCGCCGTGCTGGACGCGGGACGCGTGGTGGAACAGGGAACCCACGAGGAACTGGTCGCCCTGGGCGGACGGTACGCACGCCTGTGGCGCGCCTGGCGCGAGGGCAGTTAG